One Aciduliprofundum boonei T469 genomic region harbors:
- a CDS encoding TAXI family TRAP transporter solute-binding subunit yields MSITIYTGGTSGVYFPLGSKYAELLNKYSTTVTAKAVTSGASVSNAKAIGDGNAQAALIQNDVAYYAYKGLYMFKDHPVSNIRGVAALYPETVQFVVLANSGIHTLNDLQGKKVAIGATGSGTAVAAEQILKAVGVWDSIQKVNMKFSEAAQSLKLGQVDAAVIVSGAPTPAVNQIAVQTPVRVLPVPDDVLNKLHTEGYIFYVRQNLSKGTYNGMNQDTPTVAVKAMLVVSASLPDYVVYDMVRVLYAHVNELRAVHEKAKYISLETALEGMSIPLHKGAKDYYEHNGIIVPSSLGVIVPPMDYSTQGLIAVPQSFRQVIG; encoded by the coding sequence ATGTCCATAACTATCTATACTGGAGGAACAAGCGGAGTTTATTTCCCACTTGGTTCGAAGTATGCAGAACTCTTGAATAAGTACAGCACTACCGTGACAGCAAAAGCAGTTACAAGCGGGGCTAGCGTTTCTAACGCTAAAGCTATCGGAGATGGAAACGCCCAAGCAGCTTTGATACAGAACGATGTGGCTTATTATGCCTACAAAGGTCTGTATATGTTCAAAGACCATCCAGTAAGCAACATTCGTGGAGTAGCAGCATTGTATCCAGAGACTGTGCAATTTGTTGTATTGGCAAATAGCGGGATACACACCTTGAACGATTTGCAGGGTAAGAAAGTGGCGATAGGCGCAACAGGAAGCGGAACAGCGGTAGCAGCTGAGCAGATATTGAAGGCTGTAGGTGTTTGGGATAGCATACAGAAGGTAAATATGAAGTTCAGCGAAGCAGCGCAGAGTTTGAAGCTTGGTCAGGTAGATGCAGCAGTTATAGTGTCTGGAGCACCCACACCGGCCGTGAATCAGATAGCTGTGCAGACACCTGTTAGAGTTCTGCCAGTGCCTGATGATGTGTTGAACAAACTTCATACCGAAGGATACATATTCTATGTTAGACAGAATCTGTCCAAGGGCACCTATAATGGAATGAATCAGGATACACCTACGGTTGCAGTTAAAGCTATGCTTGTTGTGAGTGCCAGCTTGCCAGATTATGTTGTCTATGACATGGTCAGAGTTTTATATGCCCATGTGAACGAACTTAGAGCGGTGCACGAGAAGGCTAAGTACATAAGTTTGGAGACAGCTCTTGAGGGAATGAGTATACCACTCCACAAGGGAGCTAAGGACTATTACGAGCATAATGGTATAATTGTGCCGAGCTCTCTTGGAGTGATTGTTCCACCTATGGATTATTCAACACAAGGTTTGATCGCCGTGCCACAGTCTTTCAGACAGGTAATAGGGTGA